One Mycolicibacterium parafortuitum DNA segment encodes these proteins:
- a CDS encoding nitrilase-related carbon-nitrogen hydrolase yields the protein MRLAAVQDHPVFLDLDASVAKAVELIGRAAADGADVIGFPEGFIPGHPGWGELHAFDDRFLELNARLFGNAIEVPSRAVDALRGACRDGGIAAVIGACERIPGTTGTLFNTQLHITDHGELAARHQKYVPTIGERLVHAPGQTGSVNSSAAQGITVSGLICGENSNPLAQYAAARAYPTVHVASWPQHFSPSLAMGPVVDLVPRSLAYSLKCYVISAVTTVSQEMIDAYGYGGADAYLRRADIGARAAILGPAGQILARAESDAPQLVCADVDPGGVIGPKFVHDVAGHYNRPELFAHLFAQHPIESEAP from the coding sequence ATGAGATTGGCTGCCGTCCAGGACCATCCGGTGTTCTTGGATCTCGACGCCAGCGTCGCGAAGGCCGTCGAGCTGATCGGCCGCGCCGCCGCCGACGGCGCCGACGTGATCGGTTTCCCGGAGGGGTTCATCCCGGGCCATCCCGGGTGGGGCGAGTTGCACGCGTTCGACGACCGTTTCCTCGAGCTCAACGCCCGGCTGTTCGGCAACGCGATCGAGGTGCCGTCGCGAGCGGTCGACGCGCTGCGCGGCGCCTGCCGCGACGGCGGTATCGCGGCCGTGATCGGGGCGTGCGAACGAATCCCGGGAACCACCGGCACGCTGTTCAACACCCAACTGCACATCACCGACCACGGCGAGCTGGCCGCACGGCACCAGAAGTACGTGCCGACCATCGGCGAACGCCTGGTACACGCCCCGGGACAGACCGGCAGTGTCAACAGTTCTGCGGCACAGGGCATCACGGTCAGCGGCCTGATCTGCGGTGAGAACTCCAACCCGCTCGCCCAGTACGCAGCGGCGCGCGCCTACCCGACGGTGCACGTCGCGTCGTGGCCGCAGCATTTCAGCCCGTCGCTGGCGATGGGTCCCGTCGTCGACCTGGTGCCCAGGTCGCTGGCGTACTCACTGAAGTGTTATGTGATCAGCGCGGTGACCACGGTGTCGCAGGAGATGATCGACGCGTACGGGTACGGCGGTGCCGACGCCTATCTGCGCCGGGCGGACATCGGGGCGCGGGCGGCGATCCTCGGTCCCGCCGGGCAGATCCTGGCCCGCGCCGAAAGCGATGCGCCGCAACTGGTCTGCGCCGACGTCGATCCCGGCGGCGTCATCGGTCCGAAGTTCGTCCACGACGTCGCCGGCCACTACAACCGGCCCGAGTTGTTCGCGCATCTGTTCGCGCAGCATCCCATCGAAAGCGAGGCACCATGA
- a CDS encoding RNA polymerase sigma factor, with protein sequence MDTARLRALIPEVLAILIKRGADFATAEDAAQDALVRAWQTWPQSPPDDPKAWLVTTAWHRFVDLARADTARRRRESAFSAQQGETPPPGRTESVDDTLALYFLCAHPELSPASAVALTLRAVGGLTTRQIAQAYLVPESTMAQRISRAKRTVEMARLGRAGNLRTVLKVLYLVFNEGYSGDPDAADLAVEAIRLARQLAAMTDDEEVSGLLALFLLHHARRAARTRADGSLVPLAEQDRSLWRRDLITEGITLLQSALARDRLGEYQAQAAIAALHADATSADETDWVQIVEWYDELIALTDSPVARLNRAVAVGEADGPQAGLAALAELDPGLPRHTAAAAYLYEKKGETETAAALYTAAATKARSIAERDHLTLQAARLRAER encoded by the coding sequence ATGGACACGGCACGCCTGCGGGCGCTGATCCCCGAAGTCCTGGCGATCCTGATCAAGCGTGGTGCGGACTTCGCCACCGCCGAGGACGCGGCGCAGGACGCGTTGGTACGGGCGTGGCAGACGTGGCCGCAGTCTCCGCCCGACGATCCGAAGGCGTGGCTGGTCACGACGGCATGGCACCGCTTCGTCGACCTCGCCCGGGCCGACACCGCGCGCCGCCGCCGGGAATCGGCCTTCAGCGCACAACAGGGGGAGACGCCGCCGCCGGGCCGGACCGAGTCCGTCGACGACACCCTGGCGCTGTACTTCCTGTGCGCTCATCCCGAACTGAGCCCGGCGTCGGCCGTGGCGCTGACGCTACGGGCCGTCGGCGGCCTCACCACCCGCCAGATCGCGCAGGCCTACCTGGTCCCGGAATCGACGATGGCGCAACGCATCAGCCGGGCCAAACGCACCGTCGAGATGGCCCGCCTCGGCCGGGCGGGGAACCTGCGCACGGTGCTCAAAGTGCTCTATCTGGTCTTCAACGAGGGCTACAGCGGCGACCCGGACGCCGCCGACCTCGCGGTGGAGGCGATCCGGCTCGCGCGCCAACTCGCGGCGATGACCGACGACGAGGAGGTCTCCGGGCTGCTCGCGCTGTTCCTGCTGCACCACGCACGGCGGGCGGCACGCACCCGCGCCGACGGAAGCCTCGTCCCGCTCGCCGAACAGGACCGCAGCCTGTGGCGTCGCGACCTGATCACCGAGGGCATCACGCTGCTGCAGAGTGCGCTGGCGCGCGACCGGCTCGGCGAGTACCAGGCCCAGGCCGCGATCGCCGCGCTGCACGCCGACGCGACGAGCGCCGACGAAACCGACTGGGTGCAGATCGTCGAGTGGTACGACGAACTCATCGCGCTCACCGACAGTCCCGTCGCGCGACTCAACCGCGCCGTCGCAGTCGGTGAGGCCGACGGCCCGCAGGCGGGACTGGCCGCACTTGCCGAACTCGACCCGGGGCTGCCGCGCCACACCGCCGCCGCGGCCTACCTGTACGAGAAGAAAGGCGAGACGGAGACCGCTGCGGCCCTGTACACCGCCGCCGCGACGAAGGCCCGCAGCATCGCCGAGCGTGATCACCTGACACTGCAGGCGGCCCGGCTACGGGCCGAGCGCTAG
- a CDS encoding energy-coupling factor ABC transporter permease: protein MHIEPGIVDGAKIALSYASATGAGVYAVSAAWKHVKHRGGASLILGSAATTVLTLVFFELFPHFPVGVSEVHLILGSTLFLIFGAAPAAFGLAAGLLIQGLLFAPFDLPQYGMNVTTLVVPLLALQYVAGRTIAPQTRYVDLKYRQALTLSATYQAGIVSWVAFWAVYGQGVTAETLAGVATFGAAYLLVIVVEPVADLAVLAAAKAAQRFKDGAWLEPRLFNPA, encoded by the coding sequence ATGCACATCGAGCCAGGGATAGTCGACGGCGCGAAGATCGCGCTGAGTTACGCCAGTGCGACGGGTGCCGGCGTCTACGCGGTGAGCGCGGCGTGGAAGCACGTCAAGCATCGCGGTGGCGCGTCGCTGATTCTCGGAAGTGCCGCCACGACGGTGCTGACCCTCGTGTTCTTCGAACTGTTCCCGCACTTTCCGGTCGGCGTCTCCGAAGTCCACCTCATCCTCGGGTCGACGCTTTTCCTGATCTTCGGAGCCGCGCCGGCGGCCTTCGGTCTGGCGGCGGGCCTGCTGATTCAGGGCCTGCTGTTCGCTCCGTTCGACCTACCGCAATACGGGATGAACGTCACGACACTCGTCGTGCCGCTGTTGGCACTGCAGTACGTCGCCGGGAGGACCATCGCGCCGCAAACCCGCTATGTCGACTTGAAATACCGCCAGGCGCTGACCCTGTCAGCGACCTACCAGGCCGGCATCGTGTCCTGGGTGGCGTTCTGGGCGGTCTACGGGCAGGGCGTCACTGCCGAGACATTGGCCGGCGTGGCCACTTTCGGTGCCGCCTATCTGCTGGTGATCGTGGTGGAACCGGTGGCCGATCTGGCCGTGCTCGCGGCGGCGAAGGCCGCTCAGCGGTTCAAAGACGGGGCGTGGCTGGAACCACGCCTCTTCAACCCGGCCTGA
- a CDS encoding DUF1097 domain-containing protein, translating to MDSRSALTLSIGVLGGVAVAFTATLVTVPIWVVFLAWASFFFVGGGPSGWVRSVCSNLVGVAIASASLYAAHVLGGSLTATAIAVGVGSAVMVQASWVGLLSTTPAVVVGFASTVSTVAGTGQLVTATSISHPGLVAACACVLGATFGIASEYLATLMTRPAPAGRPDPEGVTA from the coding sequence ATGGATTCGCGGTCTGCGCTCACCCTGAGCATCGGTGTGCTCGGTGGGGTTGCGGTGGCGTTCACGGCCACATTGGTCACTGTCCCGATCTGGGTGGTGTTCCTGGCATGGGCGTCGTTCTTCTTCGTCGGTGGCGGGCCGTCGGGCTGGGTCCGCTCCGTGTGCTCGAACCTGGTCGGCGTCGCGATCGCCAGCGCGAGCCTGTACGCGGCGCACGTGCTCGGCGGAAGCCTGACCGCGACCGCGATCGCGGTCGGTGTCGGCAGTGCGGTGATGGTTCAGGCCTCGTGGGTCGGGCTGCTGTCGACCACGCCTGCTGTCGTCGTCGGGTTCGCCTCCACGGTCTCGACCGTCGCCGGGACGGGCCAGCTGGTCACAGCCACGAGCATCTCCCATCCGGGGCTGGTGGCCGCGTGCGCCTGCGTGCTCGGCGCGACGTTCGGCATCGCCTCCGAGTACCTGGCCACCTTGATGACGCGACCGGCGCCCGCCGGCCGTCCCGATCCGGAAGGGGTGACGGCGTGA
- a CDS encoding GlxA family transcriptional regulator, whose amino-acid sequence MSSAVHPHPRHIAMLVFDDVRAFDVAGPLEVFDIAREMGCAYTVGLYSTTESPTVRCASGVTLHAAPASTLATVDTLLVPGGAPLVTGGIPHHLSRVIRSQVRTSRRIAAVCTGSFALAAAGVLDGRRATTHWRHLDTFAARHPATIVDLDSVYVRDGAVWTSAGASAGIDLALALVGDDYGHAVAQEISIEMVVLGRRLEGHPQISVAARTPRPKHPGIERLLVTIAVDPAGNYELDTVAGQLGLSARHLARLFKSQVGVTLRKYVHDVRLENAVGLVMAGESFHAAARRSGLHAGARVRDHLVSRSHVDTRGAEATPVHTG is encoded by the coding sequence ATGAGTTCGGCCGTCCACCCCCACCCGCGCCACATCGCGATGCTGGTGTTCGACGACGTGCGGGCTTTCGATGTGGCCGGTCCGCTCGAGGTCTTCGACATCGCCCGGGAGATGGGCTGCGCGTACACGGTCGGGCTGTACTCCACGACCGAGTCGCCGACGGTCCGGTGCGCATCCGGGGTGACGTTGCATGCCGCCCCGGCCTCGACGCTCGCGACGGTGGACACCCTGCTCGTGCCCGGCGGCGCCCCCCTCGTGACCGGCGGGATACCCCACCATCTGTCGAGAGTCATCCGTTCGCAGGTGAGAACGTCGCGCCGGATCGCAGCGGTCTGCACAGGATCCTTCGCCCTGGCCGCCGCAGGCGTGCTCGACGGCCGGCGCGCGACGACGCACTGGCGACATCTGGACACCTTCGCCGCCCGCCACCCCGCGACCATCGTCGATCTGGACTCGGTGTACGTGCGCGACGGTGCGGTATGGACGTCCGCGGGTGCATCCGCGGGCATCGATCTGGCCCTCGCGCTGGTCGGCGACGACTACGGACACGCTGTCGCACAGGAGATCTCGATAGAAATGGTGGTGCTGGGACGGCGATTGGAAGGGCATCCACAGATCTCCGTCGCTGCCCGAACACCGCGACCCAAGCACCCCGGGATCGAACGGCTACTGGTGACCATCGCGGTCGACCCCGCGGGAAACTACGAACTCGACACGGTGGCAGGGCAACTCGGCCTCAGCGCGCGACACCTCGCAAGACTGTTCAAGTCTCAGGTGGGCGTGACGCTACGAAAGTACGTGCACGATGTCCGGCTGGAGAACGCCGTCGGACTGGTCATGGCCGGCGAATCGTTTCATGCCGCGGCACGTCGCAGTGGCCTGCATGCGGGCGCCCGGGTGCGTGACCACCTGGTCAGTCGGTCACACGTCGACACCCGTGGTGCGGAAGCGACTCCGGTACACACCGGGTGA
- a CDS encoding isochorismatase family cysteine hydrolase: protein MSSHLVYGREHGLDPAGDFAAWLDPRRTAVVSIDMHEGHLSEDPACPCPAPRGREIVGAVDAFHRAARAHGVPVIHVRSEVRASGADDVLGTSSSAWRVTFPHHVGPIPGADGHALAGSRWTEFVTEVAPADEVVTGKKRLSAFYPTDLDFLLRQMGMTAVVLDGIMADCCVLNTAFDASNLGYRVTVLQDLVRGTDEALEAAALAMMSLHLGLVTTSQSLLECWDGTVGG, encoded by the coding sequence ATGAGCAGCCATCTGGTCTACGGGCGTGAGCACGGACTCGATCCGGCAGGCGACTTCGCGGCCTGGCTGGATCCCCGGCGCACCGCCGTCGTATCGATCGACATGCACGAGGGTCACCTGTCCGAGGATCCCGCGTGCCCGTGCCCGGCCCCGCGCGGACGCGAGATCGTCGGTGCGGTCGACGCGTTCCACCGGGCGGCCCGTGCGCACGGGGTGCCCGTCATCCACGTCCGCTCCGAAGTGCGCGCGTCGGGCGCCGACGATGTGTTGGGCACCAGCAGCAGTGCGTGGCGCGTGACGTTCCCCCACCACGTCGGACCGATCCCCGGTGCCGACGGGCACGCGTTGGCCGGCAGCAGGTGGACCGAGTTCGTCACCGAGGTCGCCCCGGCCGACGAGGTGGTGACCGGTAAGAAGCGACTGTCGGCGTTCTATCCGACCGACCTCGATTTCCTGCTGCGGCAGATGGGGATGACCGCGGTGGTGCTCGACGGCATCATGGCCGACTGCTGTGTGCTCAACACGGCGTTCGACGCATCGAACCTCGGCTACCGGGTCACCGTGCTGCAGGACCTGGTGCGCGGGACGGACGAGGCGCTGGAGGCAGCCGCGCTGGCGATGATGTCGCTACACCTCGGGTTGGTCACGACATCGCAGTCGCTGCTCGAGTGCTGGGACGGCACCGTCGGCGGATGA
- a CDS encoding nitrile hydratase accessory protein: MKLHSTCTTDQAAPSFDHDWQRRAFGLALALSEFGHYPWSEFQQSLIETIGAWEATPETDRAEWEYYDHWVAALENVVAQRQILINPVVTDDGDHAIHDDH; the protein is encoded by the coding sequence GTGAAACTGCACAGCACCTGCACCACCGACCAGGCGGCCCCGTCGTTCGATCACGACTGGCAGCGCAGGGCATTCGGGCTCGCGTTGGCACTCTCGGAGTTCGGCCACTACCCGTGGAGTGAGTTCCAGCAGAGCCTCATCGAGACGATCGGCGCCTGGGAGGCCACCCCGGAAACCGACCGGGCCGAATGGGAGTACTACGACCACTGGGTTGCCGCGTTGGAGAACGTGGTCGCGCAGCGCCAGATTCTGATCAATCCGGTGGTCACCGATGACGGTGACCACGCCATCCACGACGATCACTGA
- the nthB gene encoding nitrile hydratase subunit beta: MKLQHYLGGLEGLPEPLNLEKKVFVEDWEKRIFGIHVAMMGLSNHLGTALPQYPVEEVPTTFRDEWTWASLRTGAEGMNPFDYFKFRYYEKWLGGISQFFIDNGYVSEEEISALIEAPESAVVEGGDPAIDDQVIDYLRRGDSPRRDVAHPKFAVGERVVIANAPAGAHTRLPGYLRAKVGTVQRIFEGDYGYFVHTGDGIGDPMPIYIVEFTPEELWGPRAEPGANALYAELFEAYLQPIEEVK; this comes from the coding sequence GTGAAACTGCAGCATTATCTCGGCGGGCTTGAGGGCCTGCCAGAACCACTGAATCTCGAGAAGAAGGTCTTCGTCGAAGACTGGGAGAAACGGATCTTCGGCATCCACGTGGCGATGATGGGCCTGAGCAACCACCTCGGCACTGCCCTGCCGCAGTATCCGGTCGAGGAGGTCCCGACGACCTTCCGGGACGAGTGGACATGGGCGTCGCTGCGTACCGGCGCCGAGGGTATGAACCCGTTCGACTATTTCAAGTTCCGCTATTACGAGAAGTGGCTCGGCGGGATCAGCCAGTTCTTCATCGACAACGGTTACGTCTCCGAGGAGGAGATCAGCGCGCTCATCGAGGCGCCTGAATCGGCGGTCGTCGAAGGCGGTGACCCGGCGATCGACGATCAGGTGATCGACTACCTGCGGCGGGGAGACAGCCCGCGCCGCGACGTCGCGCATCCGAAGTTCGCGGTGGGCGAGAGGGTGGTGATCGCCAACGCGCCGGCCGGTGCGCACACCCGTCTGCCCGGCTACCTTCGCGCCAAAGTCGGTACGGTGCAACGCATCTTCGAGGGTGACTACGGATACTTCGTCCACACCGGCGACGGCATCGGCGACCCGATGCCGATCTACATCGTCGAGTTCACCCCGGAGGAGCTGTGGGGCCCCAGGGCAGAACCGGGCGCCAATGCCCTTTACGCCGAGCTTTTCGAGGCGTATCTCCAACCCATCGAGGAGGTCAAGTGA
- a CDS encoding phospholipase D family protein has product MTELSDWFLTRAERGNPYTAIPDWCTGSFVRPLIHGSTYFQRLATEVDSLGPGDYVFFTDWRGDPDERLRAEGPTIAEVFCRAALRGVTVKGLVWRSHLDALSYSEEENQHLGEAIEAAGGEVLLDQRVRFGGSHHQKLVVLRHPGSPERDVAFAGGIDLCHSRRDDAEHRGDPQPIRMAKAYGDRPPWHDVQLEIRGPAVGALDTTFRERWTDPAPLDMLSPIAWVADKLRRADLTPGELPPQPPDPEPLGPHSVQVLRTYPDAHFEYAFAPNGERSVARGYTKAVRRARRLIYLEDQYLWSAQVAHLLAQALAENPDLHVVAVVPRHPDVDGRLALPPNQVGRRLAIERCHQVDPHRMHVFDVENHSGTPVYVHAKVCVVDDVWACVGSDNFNRRSWTHDSELSCAVLDETGVFARDLRLQLMREHLDLAPDGSQDGDLADPASAVEAVLASAQALQDWYDDGRRGPRPSGRLRPHRPERLNRWTRLWAEPVYRAVYDPDGRSYRDRWHHRW; this is encoded by the coding sequence ATGACCGAACTGTCGGACTGGTTTCTCACCCGCGCCGAGCGGGGCAATCCGTATACCGCGATACCCGACTGGTGCACCGGCAGCTTCGTGCGCCCGCTGATTCACGGCTCGACCTATTTCCAGCGGCTGGCCACCGAGGTCGACAGCCTCGGTCCGGGCGACTACGTGTTCTTCACCGACTGGCGCGGCGACCCGGACGAACGCCTGCGCGCCGAGGGTCCGACGATCGCCGAGGTGTTCTGCCGTGCCGCGCTGCGCGGTGTCACCGTCAAAGGCCTGGTGTGGCGCTCGCATCTGGACGCGCTGTCCTACAGCGAGGAGGAGAACCAGCATCTCGGTGAGGCCATCGAGGCCGCAGGCGGTGAGGTGTTACTCGACCAGAGGGTCCGGTTCGGCGGGTCCCATCACCAGAAGCTGGTCGTCCTGCGGCATCCCGGCAGCCCGGAGCGAGATGTCGCGTTCGCCGGCGGGATCGACCTGTGTCACTCCCGCCGCGACGACGCCGAGCATCGGGGTGATCCGCAGCCGATCCGGATGGCCAAGGCCTACGGGGACCGTCCCCCGTGGCACGACGTGCAGCTCGAGATTCGCGGACCGGCGGTCGGGGCCCTGGACACCACGTTCCGGGAGCGTTGGACCGACCCGGCGCCGCTGGACATGCTGTCGCCGATCGCCTGGGTCGCCGACAAGCTCCGTCGCGCGGACCTGACTCCTGGTGAACTGCCCCCGCAGCCGCCGGATCCCGAACCGCTCGGCCCGCATTCGGTGCAGGTGTTGCGCACCTACCCGGACGCGCATTTCGAGTACGCGTTCGCCCCCAACGGCGAGCGCAGCGTCGCGCGCGGCTACACGAAGGCCGTCAGACGGGCGCGTCGGCTGATCTACCTTGAGGACCAGTACTTGTGGTCGGCGCAGGTGGCGCATCTGCTCGCGCAGGCCCTGGCTGAGAACCCGGATCTGCATGTCGTCGCGGTGGTGCCGCGCCACCCCGACGTCGACGGCAGACTCGCGTTGCCGCCCAATCAGGTCGGCCGCCGCTTGGCCATCGAACGGTGCCATCAGGTCGACCCGCACCGAATGCATGTCTTCGACGTGGAGAACCATTCGGGCACACCGGTTTACGTGCACGCGAAGGTATGTGTCGTCGACGACGTCTGGGCATGTGTCGGCAGTGACAACTTCAACCGCCGGTCGTGGACGCACGACAGCGAGTTGTCCTGCGCAGTCCTCGACGAGACCGGGGTGTTCGCTCGTGATCTGCGGCTGCAGTTGATGCGCGAGCATCTCGACCTCGCGCCGGACGGCAGCCAGGACGGCGATCTGGCCGATCCGGCGTCGGCCGTCGAGGCGGTGCTCGCCTCGGCGCAGGCCCTGCAGGACTGGTATGACGACGGACGGCGCGGGCCGCGCCCGTCGGGACGGTTGCGGCCGCACCGGCCGGAACGACTCAACCGGTGGACGCGGTTGTGGGCCGAACCCGTCTACCGGGCCGTCTACGACCCCGACGGGCGGTCCTACCGGGACCGGTGGCACCACCGCTGGTAG
- a CDS encoding GlxA family transcriptional regulator: MDGGAGTKTIVFALYDKVTLQDVAAPLEIFARANDFGARYTVLTASPTGRPVGTTAFATLNVDVAVADLPHTFDTLVVPGGVPADFTFTPGLHDIPEEPTPDSVADAMDMVRRLAPRAHRIASVCTGSFVLAALGLLDGRRATTHWAHCQTLARDYPAVIVDPDSLFVQDGPFITGAGITAGIDLALAMVESDFGPAVARRVARWMVVFLQRPGGQAQFSVWAESALPVTGGLREVVDSVISDPAGDHSLASMAARAAVSERHLVRVFRDQVGMTPARFVEHARLEAAKVLLATGDHSQESVARRSGFGTPDTMRRTFRRNLGISPGVYRSRFRTTGVDV; encoded by the coding sequence GTGGACGGCGGCGCCGGCACCAAGACCATCGTCTTCGCGCTCTACGACAAAGTCACGCTGCAGGACGTCGCGGCACCGCTGGAGATCTTCGCCCGCGCCAACGACTTCGGCGCGCGGTACACGGTGCTGACCGCCTCGCCCACCGGCCGACCGGTCGGGACCACGGCGTTCGCGACCCTGAACGTCGATGTCGCGGTGGCCGACCTACCTCACACCTTCGATACGTTGGTGGTACCCGGAGGTGTCCCGGCGGACTTCACCTTCACCCCGGGCCTGCACGACATCCCGGAGGAACCGACGCCGGACTCGGTCGCGGATGCCATGGACATGGTGCGTCGGCTCGCGCCGAGGGCGCACAGGATCGCCTCCGTGTGTACCGGCTCCTTCGTGCTGGCTGCTCTCGGCCTCCTCGACGGGCGACGGGCGACGACCCACTGGGCGCACTGCCAGACCCTGGCGCGCGATTACCCGGCGGTGATCGTCGATCCGGACTCCCTCTTCGTCCAGGACGGGCCATTCATCACCGGCGCGGGCATCACCGCGGGCATCGATCTCGCGCTCGCGATGGTCGAGAGTGATTTCGGCCCGGCGGTGGCCCGCCGGGTGGCGCGGTGGATGGTGGTGTTCCTGCAAAGGCCGGGCGGGCAGGCCCAGTTCAGCGTCTGGGCCGAATCGGCGCTGCCGGTGACCGGTGGACTGCGTGAGGTGGTGGATTCGGTCATCTCGGATCCGGCCGGAGACCATTCGCTCGCCTCGATGGCAGCCCGCGCCGCTGTCAGCGAGCGGCACCTGGTTCGGGTGTTCCGGGATCAGGTCGGCATGACGCCGGCGCGCTTCGTCGAGCACGCGCGCCTGGAGGCCGCCAAAGTCCTGCTCGCGACCGGTGACCACAGTCAGGAATCCGTCGCCCGGCGCAGCGGTTTCGGCACGCCGGACACGATGCGGCGCACGTTCCGCCGCAACCTCGGCATCTCACCCGGTGTGTACCGGAGTCGCTTCCGCACCACGGGTGTCGACGTGTGA
- a CDS encoding YciI family protein: protein MAKYLVLKHYRGAPASVNDVPMDRWAPEEVRAHIRYMQDFADRLKDTGEYVASHALAPDGAWVRHDGDGRPPVTDGPFAETKDLIAGFMIIDVDSYDRAVELAGELSAAPGAGGKPIHEWLEVRPFLTAVPHLDD from the coding sequence ATGGCGAAGTACCTGGTGCTCAAGCACTACCGGGGTGCCCCGGCCTCGGTGAACGATGTCCCGATGGACCGCTGGGCCCCCGAGGAGGTGCGAGCCCACATTCGGTACATGCAGGACTTCGCCGACCGGCTCAAGGACACCGGCGAGTACGTCGCCAGCCACGCCCTGGCACCCGACGGCGCATGGGTGCGTCATGACGGCGACGGACGCCCGCCGGTCACCGATGGGCCGTTCGCCGAGACCAAGGATCTGATCGCCGGCTTCATGATCATCGACGTCGACTCCTATGACCGGGCCGTGGAACTCGCCGGCGAGTTGTCCGCGGCGCCCGGCGCCGGTGGGAAACCGATCCACGAGTGGCTGGAGGTCCGGCCGTTCCTGACCGCGGTGCCGCACCTCGACGATTAG
- the nthA gene encoding nitrile hydratase subunit alpha, whose product MTEQFAYPSEREKLSADRVSALERLLIEKGVITSQTVDKVLSYFESEMTPLNGKKIVVKAWTDPDFAARVVVDTPAAIAELELPEGMAGAEGEHLQAVANTPGVHNLVICTLCSCFPWPVLGLPPYWYKDPVFRARAAREPRTVLAEVGVELAEDTEIKVWDSSGHSRWFVIPERPAGTEELTDDELMDLVTTESMMGVALAGRAS is encoded by the coding sequence GTGACAGAGCAGTTCGCCTATCCGTCAGAGCGTGAGAAACTCAGCGCGGACAGGGTTTCCGCGCTCGAACGGCTCCTGATCGAAAAGGGCGTGATCACCAGCCAAACCGTCGACAAGGTGTTGTCCTACTTCGAATCCGAGATGACCCCGCTCAACGGCAAGAAGATCGTGGTCAAAGCGTGGACGGATCCCGACTTCGCGGCGCGGGTCGTCGTCGACACCCCGGCAGCCATCGCGGAACTGGAGTTGCCGGAGGGGATGGCCGGCGCGGAGGGCGAGCACCTGCAGGCGGTCGCCAACACTCCCGGCGTGCACAATCTGGTGATCTGCACGCTGTGCTCGTGTTTCCCGTGGCCGGTCCTCGGACTACCGCCGTACTGGTACAAGGATCCCGTGTTCCGCGCGCGGGCCGCGCGGGAGCCCCGGACTGTCCTCGCCGAAGTCGGTGTCGAGCTCGCCGAGGACACCGAGATCAAGGTCTGGGATTCCAGCGGCCATTCACGATGGTTCGTCATCCCGGAACGGCCCGCCGGCACCGAGGAACTGACCGATGACGAGTTGATGGACCTGGTCACCACGGAGTCGATGATGGGCGTCGCACTGGCAGGACGTGCGTCGTGA